In a single window of the Thunnus thynnus chromosome 9, fThuThy2.1, whole genome shotgun sequence genome:
- the LOC137189903 gene encoding phospholipase A and acyltransferase 4-like isoform X1, whose protein sequence is MGASAAKEEEPDPGDLIEIFRGLYRHWAVYIGDGYVVHLLGPEGFLNARVKKEKLQDVVNNNKWGINNLLDGIYRPRPIRKIVEVALSWVGKDVEYSISDWNCEHFATKCRYGKAESFQVIMTKSMVPGATAVADGVMKACRFLGNPLIGTSTSNSHSAELIPVSKGPNVPTLPLRK, encoded by the exons ATG GGTGCCTCAGCAGCCAAGGAGGAAGAACCAGATCCTGGTGACTTGATAGAAATCTTCCGTGGTCTCTATCGGCACTGGGCTGTGTACATTGGTGATGGGTACGTTGTTCACTTGTTAGGTCCCG AAGGTTTCTTGAATGCCcgagtaaagaaagaaaaactccaGGATGTggtcaacaacaacaagtgGGGAATAAATAACCTTCTCGACGGCATATACAGACCAAGGCCAATCAGGAAAATTGTGGAAGTGGCCCTTTCGTGGGTGGGTAAGGATGTGGAGTACAGTATCTCTGACTGGAACTGTGAACACTTTGCCACCAAGTGCCGTTACGGCAAAGCCGAGTCTTTTCAG GTGATAATGACAAAGTCGATGGTGCCAGGGGCTACAGCAGTTGCAGATGGTGTAATGAAAGCTTGTAGATTTCTAGGAAATCCCCTCATTGGAACATCGACTTCAAACTCTCACTCTGCTGAACTTATTCCTGTGTCAAAGGGCCCAAATGTTCCCACCCTACCCTTGCGAAAATAA
- the LOC137189903 gene encoding phospholipase A and acyltransferase 4-like isoform X2 translates to MEGFLNARVKKEKLQDVVNNNKWGINNLLDGIYRPRPIRKIVEVALSWVGKDVEYSISDWNCEHFATKCRYGKAESFQVIMTKSMVPGATAVADGVMKACRFLGNPLIGTSTSNSHSAELIPVSKGPNVPTLPLRK, encoded by the exons ATGG AAGGTTTCTTGAATGCCcgagtaaagaaagaaaaactccaGGATGTggtcaacaacaacaagtgGGGAATAAATAACCTTCTCGACGGCATATACAGACCAAGGCCAATCAGGAAAATTGTGGAAGTGGCCCTTTCGTGGGTGGGTAAGGATGTGGAGTACAGTATCTCTGACTGGAACTGTGAACACTTTGCCACCAAGTGCCGTTACGGCAAAGCCGAGTCTTTTCAG GTGATAATGACAAAGTCGATGGTGCCAGGGGCTACAGCAGTTGCAGATGGTGTAATGAAAGCTTGTAGATTTCTAGGAAATCCCCTCATTGGAACATCGACTTCAAACTCTCACTCTGCTGAACTTATTCCTGTGTCAAAGGGCCCAAATGTTCCCACCCTACCCTTGCGAAAATAA